Within Candidatus Sulfotelmatobacter sp., the genomic segment AGATCAACCTGTCGGTGATCGACCTGGGACTGATCCGCGAGATCGAGATCCAGCCGGGCAAGACAATGGTAAAGATGATGCTCACCACCCCGTTCTGCCCCTACGCGCCGCAGCTGATCGCCGAAGTGAAGCAGGCGGCGATGAGCGTCGTGCCCCAGGAGTGCGACGTCGAGATCCTGCCGGACGCCTGGAATCCGCAGATGATGCCGGATCCGGGGCTGCTGGGGTTTTCGTACTAAATTCCCTCCTTGGAGCCGGTGGGTCGCCGCTCCTGACCAGTCGACGCGGCATTGCTTTGCTCGGCTTGCTCCTGAGCTAGTCGCCCACCAATTGTGTCAGCGAACGATGAGCATCTTTCTACTCGCTGTTCCACTGCCCGCCTCCAGCCGATACGGGTACACACCAGGCCGCCAGCCCTGTATTTGGATCTGCACAGAATGTGGCCCGGGGCCAAGAGTTGAACGAGTGAGCGGGACGGCGATGCGGCGGCCCTGCAGATCAGAGACTGACAACGT encodes:
- a CDS encoding iron-sulfur cluster assembly protein, producing the protein MSDERNDLTAGQTPAPTGGSAPAAGGSAPAPTAAPSQQELAIRSAFETVMDPEINLSVIDLGLIREIEIQPGKTMVKMMLTTPFCPYAPQLIAEVKQAAMSVVPQECDVEILPDAWNPQMMPDPGLLGFSY